TAAGGGGTATACAATTTCATCTACATTCTGTATACTCCTAAACAGATTTGTACGCTAAAGCTAAAAAACCAACTATAGTTTTTGAGAAACTTTGCTTAACGTACATTTTTGTTTCTTTGCTAAAAGCACTCCTACGCTGTTTTGCAGGCAGTAAAAGTCCAATTGAAGAAATCATTAACGCAACTTCTCTTGTCTCCATGCATTACCGTCAAAGCGCAAAGCGTATGACCAAATTGTTGAAGTGAAAATAGAATGTGTAACCAGTATTACTGATGTGCCTGATGCGATAATATTTTCGATTATTCCTATTACCTTATGAGCGGTTTCAGGATCTAAATTGGCAGTGATTTCATCTAAAAGAAGAAGTTGAGGAGAATGTACTAAAGCACGGGCAAGTGCAACTCTTTGTCTTTGCCCTCCTGATAATTGGTTTGGGTAATCATACGCTTTGTTGTCAATTCCAAGTTGAGCTAACTGGTCTTTGGCAACTTCATCTGCAAGTCTTCTATTTTTACCATTACGAAGCCACAGAGGCAATGAAACATTTTCCAGTACAGTCATGTGAGACCAGAGATATAACTGCTGGAATACCATGCTGATTTCCAATCGGTTAGTACTACGATCAACATATCCAGGCTTAGAAACAACCTTTTCATCGAAAATGATTCGTCCTCTGTCAATTTCCTCAAGCAAAGCAATGCAACGTAAAAGTGTTGTTTTTCCACAGCCACTCTTTCCCTGAATGATTAAACTCTCTCCTCTTTCAAGGGAGAAGTTGACCTCATCTAAAATGACAGTGTGATTAAATCTCTTTTCTAAATTCTCAATACTCAAAAATAAGCTGAACATTATACTAACTAGAATTTATATTTTTTCTATTCCACCTAATTCTTTTATCCGTTGTACTCTTCTCAAAAAAATATTTAAAGGAATAATAGTAACAATAAACATCATTGCTACTACAGAATAAATTTCTAGAGGGCGATAAGTTTGCGCAATAATTGAATTTGCAGTGTGTAAGATTTCAGGAACAGCAATAACTGATGCCAAAGTAGAGAATTTATAAGTTGTGATGTACTGTCCCATCAGAGGTAACCAAGACCTGCGGAGAACTTGAGGAATCAGAATATAGCGAATTGCTTGAAAACGTGTCATTCCTGTACAGTAAGCTACTTCAATCTCTCCAGCAGGAACTGAATTTATCCCTCCCCGAATGATTTCCGCCACGAAAGCTGAGAGGCTTAATCCCAATCCTATAACAGCACAAGTTTGTCCCTCTATGACTAAGCCAGGAATTATTGATGGTAGGCTGTAATACAGCCATACAAGCAGCACAAGAACTGGTAGTGCAAGAAAAAGCTCAATAAATATTTTGGCTATCCATGCGATGAAAGGAACAGATGTAATGGAGAGAACCCCTACTAATATGCCTATTAAAGTTCCCAATGCAATGCTGGCAATACTAAGCCAAATTGTTGTTAGTAATGCAAAGCAAAGGGGTAATAAATTATTCCAGACTATAGAGAGGTTCCAATCCATTGTGTGTTACTCTTTGGTAAATTCCCAAATCTTCTTGAGATGGAGCCAGTTTGCACCTGCTTTTTGTTCCCATTCACGAAGACGACCTTGATAGTCAAAAGCTTCCAAACTGCTGTTTAAAAAGTTTAAAAGCTGATCTTCTCCTCGACGGACAGCCCATGAAACTGGAGTTAGGTTATAGGGAGATGCAGCGAATAAATCTTTGACTTGCTTGGAATTTGCCTGTGCAAACTGGGATGTTGCATAAGCATCACCAAGAGCAATATCAGCACGTCCAGCAATCACTGCTTGAAATGCAAGGGATTGATCCCCTCCAGAAAATCTGGTAATTTTCGCTTTCTTAAAATTTGCCTTTGCATACTCATCACCAGCTTCACCTTGAGTAACTGCAACAGTAACCCCAGGTTGGTCGATGCTTTCCAGGCTTGTGAAGCGAGTTTCATTAATACGGGCGATCGCACTGTTTCCTGCATAGAAAAGGGGCTTTGTAAAGTAAACTGATAATGCTCTGGGAACAGTAACAAAAGTCGGTACTATCGAAACATCAAAACGACGAGAGTCCAGCCCTACAGCAAAGTTTGCCCAGTCTGTTTCCACAAATTCGATCTTCCAATTATTGAGGCGGGCAATTTCATTAATTGTGTCAACATGATGGCCAGCTAACTCACCAGTTGATTGATTCTTTGTGATTGCTGGTGGAAAAACAAGATAACCGACCTTGAGTTTACTGTTAGCAATAATTTGTCCTAGTGTTCCTGCATTGTTTGCAACATTTTGTGATGCAGAGTTTTTTGTACACGAAGACAGATTAAATAAGAGTACTAGCATCAGCATAGTACTGAGCAAAAGTAACTGAATCTTGCCTCTTTTAGTGCCCATTTCACTCCTTCACAGAAATACTAGAGAATTTTTCTAAACAGGGCAAGTTAGGCATTGCTTTTCCAAGCATTCCATTAGTCCGTTCCACATTTTCCTTTGAGTTTGGACAACAAAATCTTTTCCTTTAGCAAATGCTTCTTTACCTCCCTCTTGCTCCTGCAACCAAGCCACAACATCTTCAAACATTTCAAAATGTTCTGCGGCGGCGTGAACCCGAAAGAAACGAAGACCATACTCTGGTACACCAGCTTCTTGCATAACCCGCAAGAAGAGTTGATAGTCGGGTTGATCAAAAATCTCGTAAACTGCAATAGCACAAAGAGCTTCTTCTAAAGATGCTGTTCTACAAAAATTTTCCCAGTTAGCATTGAACTGTTGTGCAAATAGAGGCTCTTTGAGTAATTCTTCGCTTTTTGTTCCTACAGATGATAGGAAATCTCGATATAGTTGATTATGACTTGGACCATTTTTTCCACCCAACTCCTCTATTAAATTTTTTGCTAGTCCTGCCCATAAGAACTCATTTGTCCCACACCGTTCACCTACAACAAAGTTAAGCCGAGGAAAGTCATATCGGATGAAGTAAAATACTTCAGCAAACTGTTTCAATCCCTCAGCATTAGCTGTTGCTTTACAAAGCCGAAGCTCTACATCTAGCTGATCAAGAATTGCTTCCTCTTCGGCGATAATTACTTTGACTAATTCAGTTAATTTGTTCGTTGTTTCAATCATTCTTCGTCATTTCTCTGCTACGCTTTTGATAATTCGAGGAGTCAGCTTAATAGCAGAGTTTACTGCTGTTATTAACTTCTCTTCGTCAGGGTGAAAGGCGAAAGCTGAATAGGTTTCCAAATCTATGGTTTCAACATTCATTATCTTGAGCTTGTTTTCACTAGCCAGAAAATGACCAGTGACACTGTCAACCAAAAATACAGGAATTATATCCTTATCTTGCTTTGCAGTTGCTAGTAAATAGCTAATTGCTTGTTTGTCATCTTCAAATGACTTTTTCTCATAGGAATCTAAGACAGCAACCCCCCACTCAGCAAGTTCTCCTTCGAGGTAAAGGAGTTGGATAGATTTAGAAGGCAAGTCTTCAAGGCAAGTTGCACTCCCAGCATGATCAGGAGAAATGAGCGCAGCAAGCCTAAAACTATCTTCGCTACACCGCTCGGAGAAACGAAAACTAAAAAAACGCCCTGGAAGAACCAGTATAAATGGTGCGATGCCGTCAACCTGGCGCTCTTGAATTGCAAGAGGCATTTGATCATAGTCTAGATATTTCCAATTGGTATGAATTCCCAACAACCGCCCAATACGCTCTGCATATTCAATGACTAAACCAGTAGGTTTAGCTCCATCTTTGTTTGGAGGTTCCGACCATTTGGGAACACTAGTATATCCAAGTGTCCAGGCTTCCTTTTTTGCGATTTCGTACCAACTAGAGTCCGCTCCTTTGCCTCTAACAAAAGCTCTGTAGCCAGCAGCTTCCAAAAGCTCATTCAATATCCCATCAATTTCATCAGAAGCTGGAAAGGGGTCGTGGGGTAGCTGTTGGCGAATTTCATCAAGCCGACGCGCTAAAATCACAGCAATACGGCTGACGATCGCTTTTTTCGGAACGTTATCGCCTCGGGCCCATCGGTAGAATTGAGTTTCCCCAACTTTTATTTCTGCCATCAACTGCTGCTTTGTCCAGCCCGCCTCAACAAGATATTTTTCAACAACCTTTACAAATATAGATTGAGACGAAGTGTCCTCGGAGCGACTGCGTTTTGAACGTGCCACAGAATTTATTCACTCCCTTGATATCATCGAGTAATAACGACATTATGTCCTAAAAATTTTACACTTTATGACCAATATACGATCATATTCTTATAGTACCAAATGTCGTTTTAAGACAGTATAATTAAAACCATTTAAGACAGTCTTATATTGACAAAGTATAGTTGACATATAAAACAAAATAAGAAATAATAAACACAAATTAAATAAAAATATTTCTGTCTATTTGTGAAACTCTCAACAAGTAAATTTTTCGTTCCTACAAGCTTACATGTTCTGCCATACTGCTGTGTAGCTAGTTCCAGAACCTGATTGTAGAAAGATGTTTTGGATAAGCAGATGATAATTGCTTCTCCTATAAGTGAGATACTTGTCATCTTTGCATCCTCGCATCTTGCACCTGGGCTGAAAGCTGGGTTAATTGCAAATAACTTTACTTGCAATCTTTATTTTTGCGTTTAGAAACTCGGTTTTTTAGAGCTGATTGAGAATGGTGCAAAATATGAGCGGACAAAGGGCTTTACTCCATTCAAAGCTTTTGACTCTTTCGAGTTTGGGAGTTTTCATAACAACGGAACAAGAAACAACGAGAAGAGTTATTCATCCTTGACGGAGCGCATATGCCATTCTCATCGTCGTCAGAACCACCCCAACCTGAGATATTTATCTCAGATTTGGCTACTCGATTAACGACCATTAGGCACAATGGTCGTTATGGAACCATCGAACTTTGTGTTGAATTGGCAAGACCAAACAAGAATGGTGAACGACTAGCCCTTATATTAAAGGGTGGTTTAGATAAACGTTATACATTGAGTTTGGCAGAATTCGATGATTTGATTCATCGGATGAAGAATTTATTCGATAGGGAAGAAAAAAGTTCCTGATTTTCTGATTTAGATCTGGACACAACTACTCGGTTGGAAGATACCGGAGTACCAGAAAATAACAAAACAGCACAATTCAAAGTCAGATAGCTGATTAATCGCACTGACTGAAACTGTGGTTAGCCATAGCTTCAGCCAGTGCTTTTTCATTTAACCCATAAACTTTGTGAAGAAATATCTATGAAATACAGTAGAAAACTCAAATTTTTTATTCTTGACAAAAGATTTTGGGAATTGACCAGATGCAATTTTAGTGGAGATTCTTTAGTACGAGCTAGCTACTGTAGGAGCAACCGTTATTCAGGATGTTCTGTAAGTGCGGAATTTTTGCGAATTGTTGCAATACTTCAAAAAGGGCAAAACCATGAAAACCAATTTAACTGATGAGCATAATTTCCTGTTTAAGTGGGCTTGTAAGGGTCTGAAGTTTTTTCTGCTAACTCTGCTTGGTTTTGCGATCGCATATGTCATATCTAAAGTTTTTGGAGTTTCCACAATTGTCCAGATGCTTTTACACCCAAGTGTGTGGGAATTTTTTTTCCGCATTGCAGTTTTTATCTTCTGTTTGTTTGCGATCGCTATTATCTATGAGTCTGCTCGTTAATTATCTACGCAGATTTTGTTCTCCATGCAGTGTGTCTGCCTAGATAACAGCAAAATGGAACTGTATTATGCAGACTGATAAAACCCTTGATTCAGTAATGCCAACTCCACAAAGTGATTGCTAAGCCCACCCTTTGTCTAGCAGTAGTTTCAAGCTTAAAGCAATTTGGATGTCCAGTCTAAATAGGACATACTTAAGACATAATTACTTGACTGTCTTCATAGATTGTTGTAGCATGATGTACATATAGGAAAATTCTTTGGTTGTGAGAGTGACTGTGGAGTTATGTTTTAGTGATGTGACAGGTTGAGATACTTGTCAGCTATCACATCATGTCTCTGCTACAAGTCAGTAGCAATATTAAGCCTGTCGGAGACCCATATGATATTTCCCTCAAACTCTCATGAATTTTTCAATAGTTCAAATATTCTCAGAACAAATTTGTGTATTGAAAATATAGCTATTGAAGATTCGCCTTTTTTCGCAAGACCACAGCCAGTCAGACAAGACAGTTTTCTCACACAATACTGCTATGACTTACCTCCAGTTTTTTCCCATATCAACTTACGTGTAATCGAAATGCTTTGTGAAACCCAACATGGGGAGTTCACAATTAGCTGCAAAAAAGGCAACTATGAAATCATCGTAGAGACGAGTGGACATATCCGACAGCGCTATTACTTGAAAAAAACAGAAATAGAAAATCTTCAAAAAATTTACTACCAATCCAGAGAAGTTTGGATTGCTTGGTGGTGGTCTCGTCATAATTCCTAAATAGTTGCATTTAAAATATGAAAATAACTCTGCAATTTGAGAGGAAAGATACTTAAGCAGGGTTACTCAATTGAATATCTATAAATATAAATATATAAGGCTTTTGGATAAACGAGAAGTTTAGCAAGC
Above is a genomic segment from Fischerella sp. JS2 containing:
- a CDS encoding amino acid ABC transporter permease; its protein translation is MDWNLSIVWNNLLPLCFALLTTIWLSIASIALGTLIGILVGVLSITSVPFIAWIAKIFIELFLALPVLVLLVWLYYSLPSIIPGLVIEGQTCAVIGLGLSLSAFVAEIIRGGINSVPAGEIEVAYCTGMTRFQAIRYILIPQVLRRSWLPLMGQYITTYKFSTLASVIAVPEILHTANSIIAQTYRPLEIYSVVAMMFIVTIIPLNIFLRRVQRIKELGGIEKI
- a CDS encoding transporter substrate-binding domain-containing protein is translated as MARSKRSRSEDTSSQSIFVKVVEKYLVEAGWTKQQLMAEIKVGETQFYRWARGDNVPKKAIVSRIAVILARRLDEIRQQLPHDPFPASDEIDGILNELLEAAGYRAFVRGKGADSSWYEIAKKEAWTLGYTSVPKWSEPPNKDGAKPTGLVIEYAERIGRLLGIHTNWKYLDYDQMPLAIQERQVDGIAPFILVLPGRFFSFRFSERCSEDSFRLAALISPDHAGSATCLEDLPSKSIQLLYLEGELAEWGVAVLDSYEKKSFEDDKQAISYLLATAKQDKDIIPVFLVDSVTGHFLASENKLKIMNVETIDLETYSAFAFHPDEEKLITAVNSAIKLTPRIIKSVAEK
- a CDS encoding iron-containing redox enzyme family protein, whose protein sequence is MIETTNKLTELVKVIIAEEEAILDQLDVELRLCKATANAEGLKQFAEVFYFIRYDFPRLNFVVGERCGTNEFLWAGLAKNLIEELGGKNGPSHNQLYRDFLSSVGTKSEELLKEPLFAQQFNANWENFCRTASLEEALCAIAVYEIFDQPDYQLFLRVMQEAGVPEYGLRFFRVHAAAEHFEMFEDVVAWLQEQEGGKEAFAKGKDFVVQTQRKMWNGLMECLEKQCLTCPV
- a CDS encoding substrate-binding periplasmic protein, with the protein product MGTKRGKIQLLLLSTMLMLVLLFNLSSCTKNSASQNVANNAGTLGQIIANSKLKVGYLVFPPAITKNQSTGELAGHHVDTINEIARLNNWKIEFVETDWANFAVGLDSRRFDVSIVPTFVTVPRALSVYFTKPLFYAGNSAIARINETRFTSLESIDQPGVTVAVTQGEAGDEYAKANFKKAKITRFSGGDQSLAFQAVIAGRADIALGDAYATSQFAQANSKQVKDLFAASPYNLTPVSWAVRRGEDQLLNFLNSSLEAFDYQGRLREWEQKAGANWLHLKKIWEFTKE
- a CDS encoding ATP-binding cassette domain-containing protein yields the protein MFSLFLSIENLEKRFNHTVILDEVNFSLERGESLIIQGKSGCGKTTLLRCIALLEEIDRGRIIFDEKVVSKPGYVDRSTNRLEISMVFQQLYLWSHMTVLENVSLPLWLRNGKNRRLADEVAKDQLAQLGIDNKAYDYPNQLSGGQRQRVALARALVHSPQLLLLDEITANLDPETAHKVIGIIENIIASGTSVILVTHSIFTSTIWSYALRFDGNAWRQEKLR